The Nocardioides ginsengisegetis region GGCGCCGTGAGAACCTCCCCGGCCACTTCCCCTTCACCGCGGGCGTCTTCCCGTTCAAGCGCGACGGCGAGGACCCGGCCCGGATGTTCGCCGGCGAGGGCGACCCGGCCCGCACCAACCGCCGCTTCAAGATCCTCTCGGCCGACGGCGACGCCAAGCGCCTCTCGACCGCCTTCGACTCGGTGACCCTCTACGGCCGTGACCCCGACGAGCGCCCCGACATCTACGGCAAGGTCGGCACGTCCGGCGTCTCCGTCGCGACGCTCGACGACATGAAGGTGCTCTACGACGGCTTCGACCTGGTCTCGCCGTCGACGTCGGTGTCGATGACGATCAACGGCCCGGCCCCGACCGTGCTGGCGTTCTTCCTCAACACCGTGATCGACCAGCAGGTCGACGCGTTCCGCGAGAAGGAGGGCCGCGAGCCGTCGGAGGAGGAGCGCGCGATGCTCGCCGCGCACGCCGTCGCCAACGTCCGCGGCACCGTCCAGGCCGACATCCTCAAGGAGGACCAGGGCCAGAACACCTGCCTGTTCTCCACGGAGTTCAGCCTGCGGATGATGGCCGACATCCAGGAGTGGTTCATCCAGCACCAGGTGCGGAACTTCTACTCCGTCTCGATCTCCGGCTACCACATCGCCGAGGCCGGGGCGAACCCCATCAGCCAGCTCGCGTTCACCCTCGCCAACGGCTTCACCTACGTCGAGGCCTACCTCGCGCGCGGCATGGACATCGACGACTTCGCGCCCAACCTGTCGTTCTTCTTCTCCAACGGCATGGACCCGGAGTACTCCGTCATCGGTCGCGTCGCCCGCCGCATCTGGGCGGTCGCCATGAAGGAGAAGTACGGCGCCAACGACCGCTCGCAGAAGCTGAAGTACCACGTGCAGACGTCCGGTCGCTCCCTGCACGCGCAGGAGATGGACTTCAACGACATCCGCACCACCCTGCAGGCGCTCATCGCGATCTACGACAACGCCAACTCGCTGCACACCAACGCCTACGACGAGGCCGTGACGACCCCGACCGAGGAGTCGGTGCGCCGGGCGCTCGCGATCCAGATGATCATCAACCGCGAGTGGGGCCTCGCGATGAACGAGAACCCGCTCCAGGGCTCGTTCGTCATCGACGAGCTCACCGACCTGGTCGAGGCCGCCGTGCTGGCGGAGTTCGACCGGATCAACGAGCGCGGCGGCGTGCTGGGCGCGATGGAGACCGGCTACCAGCGTGGCCGGATCCAGGACGAGTCGATGCTCTACGAGCACCGCAAGCACGACGGCTCGCTGCCGATCATCGGCGTCAACACGTTCCGCAACCCCAAGGCCGACGACGGCACCCCCGTCCACGTCGAGCTGGCGCGCGCGACGGACGCCGAGAAGGAGGGCCAGCTCGCGCGGGTCCGCGCCTTCCAGGCCGAGCACGCCACCGAGGCCGAGGCGGCGATCGCCCGGCTCAAGGAGGCCGCGATCACCGGCGAGAACGTCTTCGCGGTGCTCGTCGACGCGGCGCGGGTCTGCTCGCTGGGCCAGGTCACCGAGGCGTTCTTCGAGGTGGGCGGACAGTACCGCCGCAACGTCTGACGCTCGCCCGGGTCAGGATCCGGGTCAGGACCCGGGGTAGGCGCCGACCGCGTGCAGCCAGGTCTCGGGGTCGGTGCTGTCCTCGTAGAGGCCGCCCCCGACCGGGTGCACCTCGAGGTGGAGGTGGCAGCCGGTCGCGTTGCCGCGCGCGCCGACCACGCCGATCTGCTGGCCGGCCCGCACGTACTGCCCGTTGCTGACGGTCAGCGCCTGCATGTGGGCGTACCACGTGCTGAGCTGCCCGTCGCCGGTGCTGTCGACCAGCAGCCACGGGCCCGACCAGCGCTGGTCGGTGCGGATGGTGACCGTGCCGTCGGTGACGGCCAGGACCGGTGTGCCGCAGGCGGTGGAGAAGTCGTCGCCGGTGTGGACGCTCGCCCAGTGCTTGCTGCGATGGCCCCAGTTGTCCTGGTCGCGGTACGACGCGCCCGCGGGCAGCGGGAAGCTCACGGCCTTCTCGCCCGAGGCGTAGGCGCGTGAGGCGGCCGCGGCCTCGGCGGCGACCGTCGCCGAGCTCGCGCGGATCGTGGACAGCCGGTCGGTGATGACCGAGTCCTCCAGGACGGTCCGCGCAACGGCCATCGCGGCCACGACCTTGCTGCGGGCCGTCTCGGCCGCGGCGAGCGCCGTACGGGCTGCGGCGAGCTCGGTGCGGGCCGCGAGGTCGGCTTTGCCGACCGCGACCGTGGCCCACTCGAGCCGCTTGCGGGCCTTCTCGGCGTCGACGACCACGTTGGACTGGGTGTTGCTGAGCTGCTCGAGGACCACCATCCCGGTGACCAGGTCCTCGTCGGTGTCCGCCGACAGGATCATCCCGAGCGCCCCGACGGAGCTGGAGACGTAGCCCTGGTCGATCGCCGACACGAAGAGCGCCCGCTCGCGCTCGTAGTCCTCGGCGGCCTTCGTCGCCGCCGCCCGGGCGTCGACGAGGGCCTTCGCGGCGGCGTCCGCACGTGCGGCGGCCCTGGTGGCCTCGGTGCGGGCCGCGTCGTAGGCGTCGACGGCCGCGTGCAGGGCGGCGTAGGTCTGGGCGAGCTGCTGACGTGCCGCCGCCGTCGCGGCGCTGTCGCCCGCGTGGGGCACGAGCAGGTCCGGGTCGAGGTGCCACGCGGCGGCGAGCGCGACGGCCCGGTCGGCCGCCTCGGCCTCGCGGTCCGCACGGCTCCCGGCCTCGTCGCTGCCGTGGCCAGCGTGGTGGCGCGGCTTCTGCCAGTGGGCGCCGCCGTTCGCGTGGGTCCGGGTGTCGAGGAGTGGGGCGGGCGCGGCGCTCGCAGGCGCCGTCGCCACCGTCGTCACGGCGAGCACCGCGACACCCGCAGCGATCCCCCTCGCGATCAGGGCGCGTGCAGCCACGGTCGTGTCCCCCCAAGGTCCATGCCTTCGAGGGTTCGGGTCCGACCCCGGATCGCGGGCCGGAACGCGAGCCGGGCTCACCTGAATTGATGACGCGCCGATACGGTCGGGCGCATGAGCGCGCTGTCCCGGGTCGTCTCGCTGGTGCCCTCGATCACCGAGGCGCTGGTCTCGGTGCGCCGCGACGCCGTGCTCGGCGCGACCGACTGGTGCACGCACCCGGCCGACCTCGACGTGACCCGCGTGCGCGGCACCAAGAACCCCGACCTGGCGGCGATCCGGGCGCTCGAGCCCGACCTGGTGATCGCCAACAAGGAGGAGAACCGCGAGCTCGACGTACGACGCCTCCGCGAGGCCGGGGTGCGCGTGGAGGTGACCGAGATCGAGACCGTCCCCGATGCGGTCGAGACGTTCGAGCGGCTCTTCGACGAGGTCCTGCAGTGGCCGCAACCCGCCTGGCTGGCCGAGGCACGGACCCTGTGGTGCGGTCCCCTCCCGGCCGTGACCGAGCGGGTCGTCATCCCGATCTGGCGCGACCCGTGGATGGTGGTGGGCAGCCGGACGTTCACCGGCGACCTGGCCCGGAGGCTCGGTCTGGAGAACGTCTACGCGGGCCACGAGGACCGCTACCCGCACGTGGACGTGGCCGACCTCGATGCGGCCGCGGCGGACGCCGTACTGCTCCCGGACGAGCCGTACGTCTTCACCGCCGACGACGGCCCCGAGGCCTTCACCCGGACGCCGGTCCGGCTCGTCAGCGGGCGGCTGCTCACCTGGTACGGCCCGTCACTGGTGGAGGCGCACCGCACGTTGGCGCGATGACCGGACGCGGCCGCCGCAGGACACTAGGGTCCTGCGGGTGGACGACGCGATCCCGCAACACCTGGTCAGCCAGATCATCGAGGGGCGCTGCGTCGCCTTCGTCGGCGCCGGCTTCGCCGCCCCGGCCGTCCCTGCCTGGAAGATGCTGCTGCGCGGGCTCGGGCAGCGCGCGCAGCTCGACGACGCGACGGCCGCCTGGCTGACCAGCCTCGTGGACAACGGCGGCTCCCGCGACCTCGAGGCCGCCGCCCAGATCCTGCACACCGCGATGGGTGACGGCTTCGACCCGGCGCTGGCCGAGGTGCTGGCCGAGGACGGCCACCCGGAGGCGATCGCCGAGCGCCGTCAGTTGCTCGCCGGCATCCCGTTCGACGCGATCATGACCACCAACTTCGACCCGTTCCTGGTCGGCGACGTGCCCGGGCCGGACGCCTACCAGCGGATCCTGCGCGACCCGCCGCACCGCTGGTGGGAGCCGCGCTACTGGAGCGACGACGCCCCGGGCGCCCCGGTCGTGAAGCTGCACGGCGAGGTCGGGCCGGTCGGCGACAGCGTGGTGTTCACCCAGCGCGACTACCGCGAGCGGCTCTACAGCAGCCCGGCGTACATGACCTTCCTGCGCTCGCTCTTCGCCACCAACACGATCCTGTTCCTCGGCGTCTCGTTCACCGACGCCTACCTCAACGAGCTCCGCTCCGAGGTCCTGGCGATGATCGACCAGCGGGACGAGGACCCGCCGGTCGCGTACGCCGTCCTCCCGGACGTGGCCGAGCACCAGGCCCGCTACCTGCACAGCCACGAGGGGCTCGGTGCGATCTCCTTCGACACCGCCGGGGGCACCGACTGGGGCGGCTTCGACCGCGTGCTGCGGGCCATCCACGACGCCACCAACCCGCGTGCTCAGATCGGCGCCGCGCTCGACGGGCGGACCGTCCTGTGGGTCGACTCGTCGCCGGAGGACACCGCCTACGGTCGCCGGGTGCTCGCCGACGCCGCCGCGGACTCGGGCGGGCGCAGTCGCATGGTGCAGGTCGGGTCGGCCACCGAGGCCGCCGCCTGGCTGCGCGACCACGACGCGGACCTCGTCATCGCGGACTGGGCCGTCGGCTGCGACGGGCTCCCCGTCGCCGAGACCCTGCTGCGCACGATGCGCGCCGCGGACGCCCGCGCCATCGTCGTCGTACTCGCCCAGGAGCCGGTCACCCCCGAGGACCGGCACCGCGCGCTTGCCTTGGGCGCCACGGAGGTGGCGCACGGCTGGGGCGAGCTCTTCCGCGAGCTGGCTCGGGTCTACGCCCCGCTCTGATTCGCCGGGGTCGTCAGAGGAAGCGCTGGAGCGCCGCTACCGACTCCGTCGGGACCTTGACCGCGATGCCCTCGCCGATCGCCCGCAGCCGCCACCCGTCGCCGTCGCGGAAGAGCTTGGCCATCGCCAGGCCGGTCTGCGGCACCCCACCGGTCAGCGTGAACCGCGCCAGCTCGACGTCCTGGTCGTCGACCAGTCGGCAGTAGGCGTGGTTGATCCACTCCAGCGTGTGGCCCTGGTAGCTGCTGACGAGGAAGACGAGGGTGTCCACCTTCGCGTAGACCCGCCCGAGGTCGATGTCGATGACCTCGTCGTCGCCCTCGCCGCGCCCCGTCTTGTTGTCCCCGCGGTGCACCACGGACCCGTCACGGGTCGCCAGGTTGTTGTAGAACGCGAGGTCGAACAGCTTCCCCTCCGCGAACTCCACCACCGACGCGTCGAGGTCCACCTCCGGCGCCCCGGTCCCGATGAACCCCGCCGTCCGCTCCTTGTCCCAGCCCACACCGAGGCGCAGCCGGGTCAGCGGCGTGCCGTCCGCGGTGGTCAGCGCCATCTCCTGGCCCTTGGCGAGCTCGATCACGAGGTCCTCCCGTCGTTGGTGTCTCGAACGTACCCGTCGGGTGCAGGTGGCCGCGCCTACGGCGCGGTTCAGAGAATTACGTGGTCACCGCAGGGCTCGCACGAGGTGC contains the following coding sequences:
- a CDS encoding peptidoglycan DD-metalloendopeptidase family protein is translated as MAARALIARGIAAGVAVLAVTTVATAPASAAPAPLLDTRTHANGGAHWQKPRHHAGHGSDEAGSRADREAEAADRAVALAAAWHLDPDLLVPHAGDSAATAAARQQLAQTYAALHAAVDAYDAARTEATRAAARADAAAKALVDARAAATKAAEDYERERALFVSAIDQGYVSSSVGALGMILSADTDEDLVTGMVVLEQLSNTQSNVVVDAEKARKRLEWATVAVGKADLAARTELAAARTALAAAETARSKVVAAMAVARTVLEDSVITDRLSTIRASSATVAAEAAAASRAYASGEKAVSFPLPAGASYRDQDNWGHRSKHWASVHTGDDFSTACGTPVLAVTDGTVTIRTDQRWSGPWLLVDSTGDGQLSTWYAHMQALTVSNGQYVRAGQQIGVVGARGNATGCHLHLEVHPVGGGLYEDSTDPETWLHAVGAYPGS
- a CDS encoding helical backbone metal receptor, which gives rise to MSALSRVVSLVPSITEALVSVRRDAVLGATDWCTHPADLDVTRVRGTKNPDLAAIRALEPDLVIANKEENRELDVRRLREAGVRVEVTEIETVPDAVETFERLFDEVLQWPQPAWLAEARTLWCGPLPAVTERVVIPIWRDPWMVVGSRTFTGDLARRLGLENVYAGHEDRYPHVDVADLDAAAADAVLLPDEPYVFTADDGPEAFTRTPVRLVSGRLLTWYGPSLVEAHRTLAR
- a CDS encoding SIR2 family protein, coding for MDDAIPQHLVSQIIEGRCVAFVGAGFAAPAVPAWKMLLRGLGQRAQLDDATAAWLTSLVDNGGSRDLEAAAQILHTAMGDGFDPALAEVLAEDGHPEAIAERRQLLAGIPFDAIMTTNFDPFLVGDVPGPDAYQRILRDPPHRWWEPRYWSDDAPGAPVVKLHGEVGPVGDSVVFTQRDYRERLYSSPAYMTFLRSLFATNTILFLGVSFTDAYLNELRSEVLAMIDQRDEDPPVAYAVLPDVAEHQARYLHSHEGLGAISFDTAGGTDWGGFDRVLRAIHDATNPRAQIGAALDGRTVLWVDSSPEDTAYGRRVLADAAADSGGRSRMVQVGSATEAAAWLRDHDADLVIADWAVGCDGLPVAETLLRTMRAADARAIVVVLAQEPVTPEDRHRALALGATEVAHGWGELFRELARVYAPL
- a CDS encoding TerD family protein gives rise to the protein MIELAKGQEMALTTADGTPLTRLRLGVGWDKERTAGFIGTGAPEVDLDASVVEFAEGKLFDLAFYNNLATRDGSVVHRGDNKTGRGEGDDEVIDIDLGRVYAKVDTLVFLVSSYQGHTLEWINHAYCRLVDDQDVELARFTLTGGVPQTGLAMAKLFRDGDGWRLRAIGEGIAVKVPTESVAALQRFL